The following are encoded in a window of Stigmatopora nigra isolate UIUO_SnigA chromosome 23, RoL_Snig_1.1, whole genome shotgun sequence genomic DNA:
- the etv6 gene encoding transcription factor ETV6 isoform X1 translates to MSESPIAATKQERRSFSPSANPLPNSTSSPVHAPAARPVSQTEEKPARLPAHLRLQPVFWSRDDVSQWLRWAEKEFALRPITSGSFQMNGKALLLLTKEDFRYRSPHSGDVLYELLQHTLKQRKPQVFYPSGYFPGNSFHLLNENATQHMKHEETVRRTPCVPQPLTQHPPTIELRHRSRSPHHPAPQQSPPEPNHQRASGEDHLQAFSQLPDSNHHLPEDMYPLPVSPGAPNGRCVTPREAPCLGSPGNQEVGPPPRVIQLMPSAIMNPLFPNASRSGGAAAALDFRHGRGGHLENGRDVKGHQQMHSHHHLLQQQDETLYRNIIMPVSPPEEHQMPMGRIADCRLLWDYVYQLLSDSRYENYIRWEDPESKVFRIMDPNGLARLWGNHKNRTNMTYEKMSRALRHYYKLNIIRKEPGQRLLFRFMKTPDEIINGQTDRLDRLEHLEADTYEQIYIKEEC, encoded by the exons CAGGAGAGGCGCTCTTTCAGCCCTTCCGCCAACCCGCTGCCAAACTCCACTTCCTCCCCCGTCCACGCTCCCGCCGCCAGGCCGGTCAGCCAAACGGAGGAAAAGCCCGCCAGGCTGCCTGCGCACCTGC GCCTGCAACCGGTATTCTGGAGCCGAGACGACGTGTCCCAGTGGCTCCGATGGGCCGAGAAAGAATTCGCCTTACGACCAATCACCAGCGGATCCTTCCAGATGAACGGAAAAGCCCTCTTGCTACTCACAAAAGAGGACTTCCGCTACCGTTCCCCTCACTCCG GTGATGTCTTATACGAGTTGTTACAACACACCTTAAAGCAAAGGAAGCCCCAGGTGTTCTACCCCTCAGGGTACTTTCCCGGAAATTCCTTCCACCTGCTGAACGAGAATGCCACGCAACACATGAAACATGAAG AAACGGTACGACGGACACCTTGCGTCCCCCAACCCCTCACCCAACACCCCCCAACCATCGAACTACGCCACCGCTCCCGCTCGCCCCACCACCCGGCCCCCCAACAATCCCCCCCCGAGCCAAACCACCAAAGGGCATCCGGCGAAGACCACCTCCAGGCCTTCTCCCAGCTACCCGACAGTAACCACCACCTTCCCGAGGACATGTACCCCTTACCCGTTTCTCCCGGCGCCCCCAATGGTCGTTGCGTGACCCCCAGAGAGGCGCCATGTCTAGGCAGCCCCGGAAACCAGGAGGTGGGCCCTCCTCCTCGCGTCATCCAGCTCATGCCCAGCGCCATCATGAACCCTCTGTTTCCAAACGCGAGCAGAAGTGGGGGTGCCGCAGCCGCTCTGGACTTCAGGCACGGCCGCGGCGGGCATTTAGAGAACGGGCGTGATGTCAAGGGTCATCAACAAATGCATTCGCATCATCATCTTCTACAACAACAGGACGAGACACTTTATAGGAACATCATCATGCCCGTGTCTCCTCCAGAAGAACACCAGATGCCAATGGGGCGGATAGCAG ACTGCAGGCTGCTGTGGGACTATGTCTACCAACTCCTGTCAGACAGCAGGTACGAGAATTACATCCGTTGGGAAGACCCTGAGAGCAAAGTCTTTCGCATCATGGACCCCAACGGGCTGGCCAGACTTTGGGGCAACCACAAG AATAGGACCAATATGACATATGAGAAGATGTCACGTGCACTGAGACACTACTACAAATTAAATATTATCCGGAAAGAGCCGGGACAAAGACTTTTATTCAG gTTCATGAAGACCCCAGACGAGATCATCAACGGCCAAACAGACCGTCTGGACCGCTTAGAGCATTTGGAAGCCGACACGTACGAACAAATTTACATTAAAGAAGAATGCTGA
- the etv6 gene encoding transcription factor ETV6 isoform X2, whose translation MSESPIAATKERRSFSPSANPLPNSTSSPVHAPAARPVSQTEEKPARLPAHLRLQPVFWSRDDVSQWLRWAEKEFALRPITSGSFQMNGKALLLLTKEDFRYRSPHSGDVLYELLQHTLKQRKPQVFYPSGYFPGNSFHLLNENATQHMKHEETVRRTPCVPQPLTQHPPTIELRHRSRSPHHPAPQQSPPEPNHQRASGEDHLQAFSQLPDSNHHLPEDMYPLPVSPGAPNGRCVTPREAPCLGSPGNQEVGPPPRVIQLMPSAIMNPLFPNASRSGGAAAALDFRHGRGGHLENGRDVKGHQQMHSHHHLLQQQDETLYRNIIMPVSPPEEHQMPMGRIADCRLLWDYVYQLLSDSRYENYIRWEDPESKVFRIMDPNGLARLWGNHKNRTNMTYEKMSRALRHYYKLNIIRKEPGQRLLFRFMKTPDEIINGQTDRLDRLEHLEADTYEQIYIKEEC comes from the exons GAGAGGCGCTCTTTCAGCCCTTCCGCCAACCCGCTGCCAAACTCCACTTCCTCCCCCGTCCACGCTCCCGCCGCCAGGCCGGTCAGCCAAACGGAGGAAAAGCCCGCCAGGCTGCCTGCGCACCTGC GCCTGCAACCGGTATTCTGGAGCCGAGACGACGTGTCCCAGTGGCTCCGATGGGCCGAGAAAGAATTCGCCTTACGACCAATCACCAGCGGATCCTTCCAGATGAACGGAAAAGCCCTCTTGCTACTCACAAAAGAGGACTTCCGCTACCGTTCCCCTCACTCCG GTGATGTCTTATACGAGTTGTTACAACACACCTTAAAGCAAAGGAAGCCCCAGGTGTTCTACCCCTCAGGGTACTTTCCCGGAAATTCCTTCCACCTGCTGAACGAGAATGCCACGCAACACATGAAACATGAAG AAACGGTACGACGGACACCTTGCGTCCCCCAACCCCTCACCCAACACCCCCCAACCATCGAACTACGCCACCGCTCCCGCTCGCCCCACCACCCGGCCCCCCAACAATCCCCCCCCGAGCCAAACCACCAAAGGGCATCCGGCGAAGACCACCTCCAGGCCTTCTCCCAGCTACCCGACAGTAACCACCACCTTCCCGAGGACATGTACCCCTTACCCGTTTCTCCCGGCGCCCCCAATGGTCGTTGCGTGACCCCCAGAGAGGCGCCATGTCTAGGCAGCCCCGGAAACCAGGAGGTGGGCCCTCCTCCTCGCGTCATCCAGCTCATGCCCAGCGCCATCATGAACCCTCTGTTTCCAAACGCGAGCAGAAGTGGGGGTGCCGCAGCCGCTCTGGACTTCAGGCACGGCCGCGGCGGGCATTTAGAGAACGGGCGTGATGTCAAGGGTCATCAACAAATGCATTCGCATCATCATCTTCTACAACAACAGGACGAGACACTTTATAGGAACATCATCATGCCCGTGTCTCCTCCAGAAGAACACCAGATGCCAATGGGGCGGATAGCAG ACTGCAGGCTGCTGTGGGACTATGTCTACCAACTCCTGTCAGACAGCAGGTACGAGAATTACATCCGTTGGGAAGACCCTGAGAGCAAAGTCTTTCGCATCATGGACCCCAACGGGCTGGCCAGACTTTGGGGCAACCACAAG AATAGGACCAATATGACATATGAGAAGATGTCACGTGCACTGAGACACTACTACAAATTAAATATTATCCGGAAAGAGCCGGGACAAAGACTTTTATTCAG gTTCATGAAGACCCCAGACGAGATCATCAACGGCCAAACAGACCGTCTGGACCGCTTAGAGCATTTGGAAGCCGACACGTACGAACAAATTTACATTAAAGAAGAATGCTGA
- the etv6 gene encoding transcription factor ETV6 isoform X3 — MNGKALLLLTKEDFRYRSPHSGDVLYELLQHTLKQRKPQVFYPSGYFPGNSFHLLNENATQHMKHEETVRRTPCVPQPLTQHPPTIELRHRSRSPHHPAPQQSPPEPNHQRASGEDHLQAFSQLPDSNHHLPEDMYPLPVSPGAPNGRCVTPREAPCLGSPGNQEVGPPPRVIQLMPSAIMNPLFPNASRSGGAAAALDFRHGRGGHLENGRDVKGHQQMHSHHHLLQQQDETLYRNIIMPVSPPEEHQMPMGRIADCRLLWDYVYQLLSDSRYENYIRWEDPESKVFRIMDPNGLARLWGNHKNRTNMTYEKMSRALRHYYKLNIIRKEPGQRLLFRFMKTPDEIINGQTDRLDRLEHLEADTYEQIYIKEEC; from the exons ATGAACGGAAAAGCCCTCTTGCTACTCACAAAAGAGGACTTCCGCTACCGTTCCCCTCACTCCG GTGATGTCTTATACGAGTTGTTACAACACACCTTAAAGCAAAGGAAGCCCCAGGTGTTCTACCCCTCAGGGTACTTTCCCGGAAATTCCTTCCACCTGCTGAACGAGAATGCCACGCAACACATGAAACATGAAG AAACGGTACGACGGACACCTTGCGTCCCCCAACCCCTCACCCAACACCCCCCAACCATCGAACTACGCCACCGCTCCCGCTCGCCCCACCACCCGGCCCCCCAACAATCCCCCCCCGAGCCAAACCACCAAAGGGCATCCGGCGAAGACCACCTCCAGGCCTTCTCCCAGCTACCCGACAGTAACCACCACCTTCCCGAGGACATGTACCCCTTACCCGTTTCTCCCGGCGCCCCCAATGGTCGTTGCGTGACCCCCAGAGAGGCGCCATGTCTAGGCAGCCCCGGAAACCAGGAGGTGGGCCCTCCTCCTCGCGTCATCCAGCTCATGCCCAGCGCCATCATGAACCCTCTGTTTCCAAACGCGAGCAGAAGTGGGGGTGCCGCAGCCGCTCTGGACTTCAGGCACGGCCGCGGCGGGCATTTAGAGAACGGGCGTGATGTCAAGGGTCATCAACAAATGCATTCGCATCATCATCTTCTACAACAACAGGACGAGACACTTTATAGGAACATCATCATGCCCGTGTCTCCTCCAGAAGAACACCAGATGCCAATGGGGCGGATAGCAG ACTGCAGGCTGCTGTGGGACTATGTCTACCAACTCCTGTCAGACAGCAGGTACGAGAATTACATCCGTTGGGAAGACCCTGAGAGCAAAGTCTTTCGCATCATGGACCCCAACGGGCTGGCCAGACTTTGGGGCAACCACAAG AATAGGACCAATATGACATATGAGAAGATGTCACGTGCACTGAGACACTACTACAAATTAAATATTATCCGGAAAGAGCCGGGACAAAGACTTTTATTCAG gTTCATGAAGACCCCAGACGAGATCATCAACGGCCAAACAGACCGTCTGGACCGCTTAGAGCATTTGGAAGCCGACACGTACGAACAAATTTACATTAAAGAAGAATGCTGA